CCCCGATCACTTCGAAGCCGCGGTGCTCCAACGGCTGCCACAAGCCCAAGGACGCGCCCGAAGCATCGGTCGCTGTCGCCATGAAGCCCTTCGCCGGCACTTCCATGGGTGGCAGGCAAACCGTGCCACCCGCCGCCGGCACGGCGGAAACGGTCGCGTTGATATCGGCGGTGTGAAAGTAGGTCGTCCAGCTGTCCGGGCTTTCCCACTCCGGGTTGGTGGCCATCAGACCGGCGACCCTATGGCCGTCCCTGGCAGCGCTGACGTAGCCGCCGTAGTCGGGTCCGGCCGACTCGAACGTCCAACCGAAGACGGTGCCGTAGAAGTCTTGGGCGCGGTCAACGTCAGACGTGGTGAGGTCGATCCAGCAGGGTGCGCCGAGTGGGGCGCCATCACGAGTGGGCACAGGGATCTCCTAAGGTCGGTCGGTTCGTAGGTATCGACTCGTGTCGATCGAAAAACTCATCGCCGCCGACGGCCCTGGTCAGCGATGCAGGACGCTGTCGCCGATCGTGCCGGGATCGGGGCGGACAAACACCCTGACGAAGTTCTGCAGCGACTCGCGGATATCGCTGCGCAGCGCGGCGGCCACCACCATCCCGATGGGACCGAACAGCGCCGGCCCGCCGAGGTGGACGTCGAAGCCGACCACCGATCCGTCGTCCTTGGGCGACACCTTGGCGATCAGCTTCACCTTCACCCCGCCGACTCCGTCGCCGTTGAGGGTCATGCCCTCCGGCGGCTTGTACCGAACGATCGTCCACTTAATGCGGTTCGTCATGCCCTTGACCTCGACATAGGACTCCAGCACCGTGCCCTTCTCGATGACGTCGGGCAAAGTGCTGCGCCAGACCTTGTGGATGGTCAGCCACTCCTTGTACCGGGTCAGATCCGAGGCGTGCTGCCAGGCCTTTTCCGGCGGCAATGGGACGTCGATAGCTCCAGACAGTTTGGCCATGCCCGGCTACCCCTGCTGGTCGCCCGGTGCGGCGACCTTCTTGGCTTCCTCCTGCACCTTGTGGATGGCGTCGGAGTATTTATGCTGCGTCTTCTCGTCGACGAATTCGCCGGCCTTATTGATCGCCGTCTCGACCTTGTCAGAGTTCTGCGCCAGCAGGTCTTTGGCCTTATTCAGAAAGCCCATGGCAGTGTTCCTTTCCCCAGCGGCTCCTCCCCCGGGAGCCCCGATTCGCTGGTAAACCCTACTTGCTGCGCCACAATTGCGGCTTTACGCCCAGCATCCGCGCCCGAATCCGCCACATCGCCTCGATCGCAGCCGCTCCCAGCGCGCCGATACCCACAGCCGTCCCGGTCGCCGTCAGATTGGATGGATCGAGGAAGAACTTCTGCTGAGTCCACGGCAGGCTGAAGATCACCACATACGCCAAAGCCGAGGCGATGACCAGCGCCAACCGCCACCACCGGTAGGGCCTGGCGGCCACCGCGAGCACCCATACCGCGCAGATCAAC
The nucleotide sequence above comes from Mycobacterium vicinigordonae. Encoded proteins:
- a CDS encoding VOC family protein; the protein is MPTRDGAPLGAPCWIDLTTSDVDRAQDFYGTVFGWTFESAGPDYGGYVSAARDGHRVAGLMATNPEWESPDSWTTYFHTADINATVSAVPAAGGTVCLPPMEVPAKGFMATATDASGASLGLWQPLEHRGFEVIGEAGAPVWHQLTTRDYRAAVDFYRQVFGWRTESVSDTDEFRYTTAWFGDQQLLGVMDGAAFLSAEVPSQWSIFFGAEDVDKTLGVIVDNGGAVLRDAEDTPYGRLAAAADPTGAAFNLSSLQVPEG
- a CDS encoding type II toxin-antitoxin system Rv0910 family toxin; protein product: MAKLSGAIDVPLPPEKAWQHASDLTRYKEWLTIHKVWRSTLPDVIEKGTVLESYVEVKGMTNRIKWTIVRYKPPEGMTLNGDGVGGVKVKLIAKVSPKDDGSVVGFDVHLGGPALFGPIGMVVAAALRSDIRESLQNFVRVFVRPDPGTIGDSVLHR
- a CDS encoding antitoxin: MGFLNKAKDLLAQNSDKVETAINKAGEFVDEKTQHKYSDAIHKVQEEAKKVAAPGDQQG